A DNA window from Lutra lutra chromosome 8, mLutLut1.2, whole genome shotgun sequence contains the following coding sequences:
- the LOC125107711 gene encoding Golgi SNAP receptor complex member 1, whose translation MAAGTSNYWEDLRKQARQLENELDLKLVSFSKLCTSYSHSSARDGRRDRYSSDTTPLLNGSSQDRMFETMAIEIEQLLARLTGVNDKMAEYTNSAGVPSLNAALMHTLQRHRDILQDYTHEFHKTKANFMAIRERENLMGSVRKDIESYKSGSGVNNRRTELFLKEHDHLRNSDRLIEETISIAMATKENMTSQRGMLKSIQSKMNTLANRFPAVNSLIQRINLRKRRDSLILGGVIGVCTILLLLYAFH comes from the coding sequence ATGGCTGCAGGAACCAGCAATTATTGGGAAGATCTCAGGAAACAGGCTCGACAGCTGGAAAATGAACTTGACCTGAAACTAGTTTCCTTCAGTAAACTATGTACAAGTTACAGTCACAGCAGTGCCCGAGATGGAAGACGCGACAGGTATAGCTCTGACACAACACCCCTTTTAAATGGATCAAGCCAAGACAGAATGTTTGAAACAATGGCAATTGAGATTGAACAGCTTTTGGCAAGGCTTACAGGAGTAAATGATAAAATGGCAGAATATACCAACAGTGCAGGTGTCCCATCTTTGAATGCTGCACTGATGCATACATTACAGAGGCATAGAGATATTTTGCAGGATTATACACATGAATTCCATAAAACCAAAGCAAACTTTATGGCAATAcgggaaagggagaatctcatGGGATCAGTACGAAAGGATATTGAGTCATATAAAAGTGGGTCTGGAGTAAACAACAGAAGAACTGAACTATTTTTGAAAGAACATGACCACCTTCGAAACTCAGATCGTCTGATAGAAGAGACAATAAGCATTGCTatggcaacaaaagaaaatatgacttcCCAGAGAGGAATGTTGAAGTCGATTCAGAGCAAAATGAATACTTTGGCCAATCGTTTTCCTGCTGTGAACAGCCTGATCCAGCGGATCAATCTTAGGAAGCGGCGAGACTCCCTCATCCTGGGCGGAGTCATTGGCGTCTGTACCATCCTGTTGCTGCTGTATGCTTTCCATTGA